The sequence AAGGTATCCACTGATAATAACTTCCCTTTTACCTCAGGAATTTGTACGATTGCTTCCAATACAGGAATCAGCCTCTGAAGTTCTTCATCAGCAGACAGCCTACTTGCAAATGGGCGACTGGATTGGGCACCAATATCAATAATATCAGCCCCTTCCGAGATCAACAACTTGACCTGAGAGACTGCAGCTTCCACTGCTTGAAACTTCCCTCCATCACTAAAACTGTCAGGTGTCAGATTGAGTACACCCATGACATGGGTTCTCTTTGACCAGTCCCATAGGACGCTTCCTATTGGTAAAACTCTTCTTAATCCATCCCTTCCAATTGAGGATTCACCACCAAGGTTCTCCCATAATTCAAATAGGCCGCCACTTTTTCTTGAAAAAGAATGCCAACTTGTTACAGTATCACTATCAATTGATGATCCCAACAAATCCACAAGAGGAGCCACTACAAATGGCCTCTCCCAAATGCGCTCATGAGGCACGGTAAGAGCCTCAGACTCGATCTTGAGCTTCCCGTAAAAAAGAATGTCTAGGTCAATTGGTCTTGGACCATATCTTATTCCCTCAGTACGGCCCAGATCCTTCTCGATTTGCTTAAGTACTTTCAGTAATTCATGGGGTCCTAGTTTGGTAGTACCTCTAATCGCAGAATTTAGAAAAAGGGGTTGATCTGTGACATAAGCAGGCTCTGTCTCATATAAGCAGCTGTGCCTAGTGATGTTTATGCCTGATTTCTTCATCAAACATAGGGCTTCATTGAAATTTTGTATTCTGTCACCTACATTGCTGCCTAAAGCAATCGCTATTTCTTGTTCTGGAGAATGAACATCTAGCAAACAATCTGCAGATGAATGGATACAAGAACGGCATGTAGTTGTATAAAGTGAGGTGCAACGACAGGTTTTCAGGTTCAATCCTGCAACAGCTAAAGATATATTGATCAAGAAGAGTTTTCAGTATCATAACAAAATGCAAAGAGAACACCTAGAAAAGGTAGAAACTTACCGGTAGAAATATTTTTAAAGGACAATCCTTTAAACCCAAGCAAATGCTTAAACATTCCCATGCCATGAAACATTATGCTTGACATCAAGACACCAGTTCCATGCAAAACCACAAGAACTGCAAAGCAAGGGCATTTATTGGCATCGAGAAATAGAAATGAGGGACTCCATGAGCCCTTCAAGTCTTCCAAACTGTATTAATCTCATGCTTAGATTCTACAGCTCCAAAAATTCTGCATTTTGGCAAAGGAAATAAGTTTAAATGCTTTGAAACTTGAAGTTATATGCTAAAACTAGCAACTAGCCCCAGCTCTCACAATAAACTGAACGATACGAACTTTTGAGTCCGCAAGCATAGGTGATGCACAAAGAACAGGCAAACAGACTAGTGAAGCACCCAAAGGACTGCATGCATGAGAATTAATGAGTTGAAGAAGCATGATTATACATTTAAAGAGAAAGAAGATAATTCTACAATACAAAAATCTGAAGAAGACAGTTATTGTATAGAaatttttgtatttatattatGTAAAAGCTAATCTCTCTCAACCATGACTGTCCAAACCCTTAACACAATAATTGCTCAAATACGGAATGCAGTCTATCATCACACAACAAATTTCTATTTTACTTCTTTGTTATATGAGAAATAACTAGAGAAAATGGAATCTGACATGTAACTCTTTGGGAAAACTAACATCCAAGAAATAACTTCAAGCAATTGTGATTATTTTTGGTTATTTTCATGGAGGTTCTTTCAGTCAGGTGTGGCCTTGCAAGACGGAACGATTCTGAAATAGATATAAACAGGGGCAGAACCAGGATCTTTCTCGGATGGCAATGAAATGAACTTCACTATGGTGATAAAAGCATAGTTCTCATTTATTGTGTAGTCCAAATTGC is a genomic window of Phoenix dactylifera cultivar Barhee BC4 chromosome 4, palm_55x_up_171113_PBpolish2nd_filt_p, whole genome shotgun sequence containing:
- the LOC103697287 gene encoding folate synthesis bifunctional protein, mitochondrial isoform X1; the protein is MSSIMFHGMGMFKHLLGFKGLSFKNISTAVAGLNLKTCRCTSLYTTTCRSCIHSSADCLLDVHSPEQEIAIALGSNVGDRIQNFNEALCLMKKSGINITRHSCLYETEPAYVTDQPLFLNSAIRGTTKLGPHELLKVLKQIEKDLGRTEGIRYGPRPIDLDILFYGKLKIESEALTVPHERIWERPFVVAPLVDLLGSSIDSDTVTSWHSFSRKSGGLFELWENLGGESSIGRDGLRRVLPIGSVLWDWSKRTHVMGVLNLTPDSFSDGGKFQAVEAAVSQVKLLISEGADIIDIGAQSSRPFASRLSADEELQRLIPVLEAIVQIPEVKGKLLSVDTFNADVASEAVKRGVHIVNDVSGGQLDPKILTVVGELGVPYVVMHMRGDPTTMQSNENLQYEDVCKQVASELYARMNEAELSGIPLWRIIIDPGVGFSKKTDQNLELLMGLPSIRREIGKKSLAASYAPILVGPSRKRFLGEICDRTNPVERDPATIAAVTAGILGGANIIRVHNVRYSLDAAKVCDALLKQRKTSGMHV
- the LOC103697287 gene encoding folate synthesis bifunctional protein, mitochondrial isoform X2 → MSSIMFHGMGMFKHLLGFKGLSFKNISTGLNLKTCRCTSLYTTTCRSCIHSSADCLLDVHSPEQEIAIALGSNVGDRIQNFNEALCLMKKSGINITRHSCLYETEPAYVTDQPLFLNSAIRGTTKLGPHELLKVLKQIEKDLGRTEGIRYGPRPIDLDILFYGKLKIESEALTVPHERIWERPFVVAPLVDLLGSSIDSDTVTSWHSFSRKSGGLFELWENLGGESSIGRDGLRRVLPIGSVLWDWSKRTHVMGVLNLTPDSFSDGGKFQAVEAAVSQVKLLISEGADIIDIGAQSSRPFASRLSADEELQRLIPVLEAIVQIPEVKGKLLSVDTFNADVASEAVKRGVHIVNDVSGGQLDPKILTVVGELGVPYVVMHMRGDPTTMQSNENLQYEDVCKQVASELYARMNEAELSGIPLWRIIIDPGVGFSKKTDQNLELLMGLPSIRREIGKKSLAASYAPILVGPSRKRFLGEICDRTNPVERDPATIAAVTAGILGGANIIRVHNVRYSLDAAKVCDALLKQRKTSGMHV